The following nucleotide sequence is from Bacteroidota bacterium.
ACCTGCGGAACAAGGTAAATTCCTTCCAAAAGGTCAACTTGTTTTATTTCAAACTCGGCACGGGCTCCAACTCCGAATCCCCTGGTTTGAAGGTTATAGATAAGGGAACCTCCTGCCGGGATTTTTTGGGCTTTGATGTCTGTAAGAAACAGCAATGATATTAATGGAAGCAGAAGATACGCTTTTCTGAGATGCATAGTGCTGGTTTTAATGGTGACACAAATAATTGATATTTTACCCTTAGTTCGACGGGAAAAATTCTTACTTATTGCATGAAGTTATAAAAAAATAGTAGCCTAAAACCAGATGGGCAGGTTTTGTTTTACATAGAAATAGAAAACAGAATAAACCACCGACCATGCAACTTGTCCTGCAATTAACCAGCCCAGGTTTCGGAGCTTGTGCCCGTAAAATCGCATGATTAAAAAGGTGCTCACAGGTATCGAAAGAACCAAAGGGTTTAAAACTACAATTCCTGCAAGACCATATTTATTTTTATATTTTACCAGTTTTCGATTATATGTCGTCATAATGGGTTTCTTTCTTCTTCCGGGAAATAAAATAGGTTCTATTTTTTTTCTCCAGAAAACTAGAATTTGTTTCGATAAAAAGGCAAAGAAAAGCACCCCAAGAGCTCCACCCAAATTGATGTAAAAAAGGGTTTCGGCCATGCTCATATGCATGCAATAAATGGCCAGCGGAAAGGTGAGGGCAAATTTCCAGCTGGCAAAGAATACGACTGTCAGGGTTTTCATTTGACCAAACTTACAGAAAAACAAGCGATAAATAAACCTTGTTTTTGAGCATCTCTGATTTCTGTTCTTTTCATTATGGGCATACTTCATTAAGTTTGAAAAAATCACCGCTATGAAACTTCAAAGCCTCAATCCCTTCAATCAGCAGCTTATTGCCGAATACGATGAAATTTCTGATCGCCAGCTTCAGCAAAGCCTGGATCAATCACTCGAAGCTTTTAAAAGTTGGAGTAAGGTATCTATCCCACTACGTGCTGAAAAATTAATAGCCACAGCCAATCGTTTACGCGCCGATAAACAAAAACTGTCAGTGTTGATAAGCACTGAAATGGGAAAGCCGGTTCGGGAAGCAGAAGCTGAGATTGAAAAGTGTGCCTGGATTTGTGAGTATTACGCCGAAAATGCATCTACTTTTTTACAAGCCGAAGAAATAAAAACAGACGCTTACCTGAGTAGGGTAGAATTCGAACCTCTTGGCATCGTATTGGGCATCATGCCATGGAACTACCCTTTCTGGCAGGTATTTCGGTTTTTAGCACCCACACTTATGGCTGGCAATGTGTGCTTGTTAAAACATGCTTCGAATGTGCAGGGATGTGCACTTGCCATCGAAAAGCTTTTTTCTGATGCGGGTTTGTCCCAAGGGGTTTTTTCTTCGCTGGTAATGGGTTCGTCGAAAGTGCAAGCTTTAATAGAGGATTTTCGTATAAAGGCCGTAACACTTACTGGCAGCGAACAGGCAGGGGCAGCTGTTGCTGCTGTGGCGGGCAATTGTATAAAAAAAACTGTGCTCGAACTGGGTGGAAGCAATGCCTTGATTGTGCTTGAAGATGCCGATTTAAAAAAGGCAGTGGATATCGCAGTGGCTGCCCGCATGATGAATGCCGGGCAAAGTTGCATTGCGGCTAAAAGGTTTTTTGTGCGTCGTGAGGTTTTTCCCGAATTTACCCAACTTCTGGTTGAGAAAGTTAGTAGCCTAAAAACTGGAGATCCCCTTAATCCTTCCACAGAAATTGGACCCCTGGCTGGAAATTGGCAGGCCGATGAGGTTGAAAAACAGGTGAATGCTTCTCTTGCTCAGGGGGCAAAGCTACTTTGTGGTGGGTTTAAAAATGATGCTTTTTATGCACCCACTGTGCTTGCTGATGTAAAACCCGGAATGCCGGTGTTCGACGAAGAAGTTTTTGGTCCGGTAATACCATTAATGGCTGTCGAGAACGATTTACAAGCGGTTGAGCTATCGAACCATTCAGCCTTCGGATTAGGAGTTTCCATTATTACCAACGATGTCGGGCGGGCACTTTCATTGGCGCCTTTGTTCGAGGATGGAGCTGTGTTTGTGAATTCTCTGGTGAAGTCCGACCCACGCCTGCCTTTTGGCGGAACTAAAAAATCGGGCTATGGCCGCGAGCTTTCGCGTTTTGGTCTCCTCGAATTTGTCAACATAAAGACTATTTATGTAAAAGAGCTTTAATCTTTTTCAGAACAAAAGGAAAGCTTCTAATTACTCGGAAATCTCAGAAACAAATCAGGGGTTCACCTCATAAATTGATTTTGCAAGAAACTCGGAGTATTTGCGGTGTATTTCGTGCAGGGTTTTTATCTGAATATCTTTTCCATAAATGCGGATAAGGTCCATCACCTCACGGGTATACACCACAGCAAGCGCTGCATCAAAACCTGCCGACTGGAGGTTATTCTTTACCTGTCCGGTAACTTTTTTAAAATGGCTCCAACTTACTTGCTTGTCGATTCGCAGGTAATACATATCACGCTCGGCATCTTTAAAAATGATGTCATCGATTTTTTCAATCGGGAATATTTTCTTTATCTGTATGATACCCGGGGCATCAATTTTTTTCTTTTTCATGAAACTGATGCCTGCATCGCGGTAATAATTTTGTATCACTGCCAAAAGGGTATAGTCTTCTATTCCCCTGATGCGGATGCAGTGATACGTATCGTTATAAATGCAAATACGGCCCGGGCTTCCCTCGAATTCAATGTTGGTATTGTTTTTAATGATATGCGTAAGTCGCAGAATCTTTTCAGTCGATTCTTTCTGTGTGATAATCAGAAAAAAGGAGTCTGGAATTCGGTCAGTAGGTTGTGCTCCGTAATAGCCCGGAAAGGGTTCAAGGTTTTCAAGTACAAGTGTGTTAGGTATGATGCCCGCCTCAACGGTTTTTAATTGTTCCTCTTTTACCAGGCTGCCAAAGGTTTCCATTATCATAGCCTTAAATAGTT
It contains:
- a CDS encoding NAD-dependent succinate-semialdehyde dehydrogenase; the protein is MKLQSLNPFNQQLIAEYDEISDRQLQQSLDQSLEAFKSWSKVSIPLRAEKLIATANRLRADKQKLSVLISTEMGKPVREAEAEIEKCAWICEYYAENASTFLQAEEIKTDAYLSRVEFEPLGIVLGIMPWNYPFWQVFRFLAPTLMAGNVCLLKHASNVQGCALAIEKLFSDAGLSQGVFSSLVMGSSKVQALIEDFRIKAVTLTGSEQAGAAVAAVAGNCIKKTVLELGGSNALIVLEDADLKKAVDIAVAARMMNAGQSCIAAKRFFVRREVFPEFTQLLVEKVSSLKTGDPLNPSTEIGPLAGNWQADEVEKQVNASLAQGAKLLCGGFKNDAFYAPTVLADVKPGMPVFDEEVFGPVIPLMAVENDLQAVELSNHSAFGLGVSIITNDVGRALSLAPLFEDGAVFVNSLVKSDPRLPFGGTKKSGYGRELSRFGLLEFVNIKTIYVKEL